A genomic region of Mycobacterium sp. Aquia_213 contains the following coding sequences:
- a CDS encoding MaoC family dehydratase: MTGNGYAGIREGGPYFDDLSRGQVFDWAPVATLSAGMAAAHQAIVGDRLRLALDADLCAAVTGAAGPLAHPGLVCDVAIGQSTLVTQRVKANLFYRGLTFHRFPVIGDSLYTRSEVVGLRANSAKPGRAPTGLAALRMTTIDQADRLVLDFYRCAMLPAGPDFNPDNAPADDLSTIGADAAPPAVPPAAHWDGEVFRKRVPGPHFDAAMAPAVLHSTGDVVSSAPELARLTLNIAAAHHDSRAGGRRLVYGGHTIGLAFAQANRLVPNLGTVLGWESCDHTGPVYEGDTLYSELHVESAESTDYGGVLGLRSLVYAIGDGADERDRAVLDWRLRALHF; encoded by the coding sequence GTGACGGGTAACGGGTATGCGGGGATTCGCGAAGGCGGGCCGTACTTCGACGATCTGTCGAGAGGTCAGGTCTTCGACTGGGCACCGGTGGCGACGCTCTCGGCGGGCATGGCCGCCGCTCATCAGGCGATCGTGGGGGACCGGTTGCGCCTGGCCCTGGACGCCGACCTGTGTGCCGCGGTGACCGGCGCGGCCGGGCCACTGGCGCATCCGGGGCTGGTCTGCGACGTCGCCATCGGGCAAAGCACGCTGGTCACCCAGCGGGTCAAAGCCAACCTGTTCTACCGCGGGCTGACTTTCCATCGATTTCCGGTCATCGGCGATTCCCTCTACACCCGCTCCGAAGTCGTTGGGCTGCGGGCCAACTCGGCCAAGCCCGGCCGCGCGCCGACCGGGCTGGCGGCGTTGCGGATGACCACGATCGACCAGGCCGATCGATTGGTGCTCGATTTCTACCGCTGTGCCATGTTGCCCGCCGGCCCGGACTTCAATCCCGATAACGCGCCGGCCGACGATCTGTCCACCATCGGTGCCGATGCGGCGCCGCCGGCTGTTCCCCCGGCCGCGCACTGGGACGGCGAGGTCTTCCGAAAGCGGGTGCCCGGACCGCATTTCGACGCCGCCATGGCTCCCGCGGTGCTGCACAGCACCGGTGACGTCGTCAGCAGTGCGCCCGAACTGGCCCGGCTGACCTTGAACATCGCCGCGGCACACCATGATTCGCGGGCCGGCGGGCGCCGGCTGGTGTACGGCGGTCACACTATCGGGCTGGCCTTCGCGCAGGCCAACCGGCTGGTGCCGAATCTGGGGACGGTGCTGGGCTGGGAGTCCTGCGATCACACCGGGCCGGTGTACGAGGGCGACACTCTGTACAGCGAGCTGCATGTCGAGTCGGCCGAGTCCACCGACTATGGGGGTGTGCTGGGGCTTCGGTCGCTGGTCTACGCGATCGGTGACGGTGCCGACGAGCGCGACCGGGCCGTGCTGGACTGGCGACTGCGCGCACTGCACTTCTAG
- a CDS encoding acyl-CoA dehydrogenase family protein, whose amino-acid sequence MLVATVRAFIDREVKPTVREVEHANTYPEAWIEQMKRIGIYGLAIPEEYGGSPVSMPGYVRVTQELARGWMSLAGAMGGHTVVAKLLTLFGTEEQKRTYLPRMATGEVRATMALTEPGGGSDLQNMSTTALPDGSGGLRINGAKTWISNARHSGLIALLCKTDPNATPRHKGISIVLVEQGPGLTISRDLPKLGYKGVESCELSFDNFSAPASAVLGDLMGEGFSQMMKGLETGRIQVASRALGVATAALEDALAYAQQRESFGKPIWKHQAVGNYLADMATKLTAARQLTRYAAERYDSGERCDMEAGMAKLFASEIAMEIALNAVRIHGGYGYSTEYDVERYFRDAPLMIVGEGTNEIQRNVIAGQLVARGGI is encoded by the coding sequence ATGCTGGTCGCCACGGTGCGGGCGTTCATCGACCGGGAGGTCAAACCGACGGTCCGCGAGGTCGAGCACGCCAACACCTACCCCGAGGCGTGGATCGAACAGATGAAGCGGATCGGCATCTACGGCCTCGCCATTCCCGAGGAATACGGCGGATCGCCGGTCTCGATGCCGGGCTATGTACGAGTCACCCAGGAGCTGGCCCGCGGGTGGATGAGCCTGGCCGGCGCGATGGGCGGGCACACCGTGGTCGCCAAGCTGCTGACGCTGTTCGGCACCGAGGAGCAGAAGCGGACTTACCTGCCGCGAATGGCCACCGGCGAGGTGCGGGCCACGATGGCGCTGACCGAACCCGGTGGCGGTTCCGACCTACAGAACATGTCGACCACCGCACTGCCGGACGGCTCCGGCGGCTTGCGGATCAACGGCGCCAAAACCTGGATCAGCAACGCGCGTCATTCCGGACTGATCGCGCTGCTGTGCAAGACCGACCCGAATGCCACACCGCGCCATAAGGGCATCTCGATTGTGCTCGTCGAGCAGGGACCGGGTCTGACGATCTCCAGGGATCTCCCCAAGCTCGGCTACAAGGGCGTCGAATCGTGCGAGCTGTCCTTCGACAACTTCTCGGCACCCGCGTCGGCCGTACTGGGAGACCTTATGGGCGAAGGCTTTTCGCAAATGATGAAGGGACTCGAGACCGGGCGCATCCAGGTGGCATCGCGCGCCCTGGGCGTGGCCACCGCGGCGCTCGAGGATGCGCTGGCTTATGCCCAGCAACGAGAGAGTTTCGGAAAGCCGATCTGGAAGCATCAGGCCGTGGGCAATTACCTGGCCGACATGGCCACCAAGCTCACCGCCGCCCGTCAGCTCACCCGTTACGCCGCTGAGCGTTACGACAGCGGCGAGCGCTGCGACATGGAAGCCGGGATGGCCAAACTGTTCGCCTCCGAGATCGCGATGGAGATCGCCCTGAACGCGGTACGCATTCACGGCGGCTACGGCTACTCCACGGAGTACGACGTCGAGCGCTACTTTCGCGATGCGCCCCTGATGATCGTCGGCGAAGGCACGAATGAGATCCAGCGCAATGTGATTGCCGGGCAGCTGGTGGCCCGGGGCGGGATTTGA